ACAGTTACTTTCTTTATTAGACACTTACAGACACTTAGTCATTACATACTCCCTGGTGGAGATTGCACACCTGACTCATTCTACACCTGGCTGTAGTAGCCAGATAAAGTTTATTGGGGTCAGCGGTGGTATGTTTGTTGTGTAATAAGGGGCCGCCAGGAGGTCAGTGGGTGCAGAGCGTCATGAAAGGCCAGGCGGACGGTGTGTACAGTATAGAGTGACTGGTACAGAGCCTCTAAGATTAGTGCAGATGTCTCTGCACGTCAGCTGCTCTGAGCGTGTGTGCACATTTGTTGGATTggagtcggtgtgtgtgtgtgtgtgtgtgtgtgtgcgcgtgtgcgcgccTGTGCAAGTACGCGTGCCAATTTCACAGGTTGCTATGGCAACTtcagaaggaggaaggaggggcgtCTGTCAGCGTAGCCCTCTGAGCGCGGTGACGGCGAGTGTCGTGCCCAGGCACCAGAGCAGCAGAGGACCATGCTCACGGGGGATGAGCCATGTGAAGGGTCGCGTGTTGACATGCCACTAGCCACCCACTAGCCCTTTGTTCCTTGATGATGCATTTCTGGTGACAATGCTTGTTttctataccccccccccccccccccccccacagctctGTGCAGAAcagcgagagagggaagaagattGGGAATGCCATGATCACCACGAGTCGGAGCGTGGTCCAGACTGGGAAGGCCGTTGGTGAGAACGCCAGGATCAAAGAGTTCAAAGATACATAGCCATTTTCATTTACCCTGTGGTGGATTCCCCCAGTAGGATGTAGCTAAATGTGGAATTAACTGCCCTGAACGTTTGACAAAAGTATTTAGGTGTCAAATTCTTTAAAAATTAGTATTTATCTGGGTGTGGCCAAATTTGCCGTAGCTGCATTGAAACCCTTTTAAAAGATAACTGATAGTTTCCTTCAGATCGCCTGTCTTgaatctctcttctcctccatctccaggtcAGTCAGTAGGCGGGGCTCTGACCAGTGCCAAGTCTGCCATGTCTTCCTGGTTCTCCAACCTGGCCCAGCCTGCAGTTGTATCCTCCCCAGCTAGCCCAAACCCTGACCctgctcacccctccctcaatACTGCTAATTAAAGAGTACGACTCCGGAAGGACTGGACTGATTGCGTTGAGGAGCTACTTGACATGAACAAttcattttgttttctttttttggaaaGCATCAGCATCCTCACCTCTGTCAGTTTCCATAAgtatcagcccccccccccccccctcccccctctcctcactgttAGCACGGAAGAGCAAGGAAAAGTGTTAAAACCTACATATCCATGCCCCTATCTGTGTATTGTGAAACCACTCTCCTTTGTCCTGAAGCTCAAAAGTGcttctttatttatttgtttgctcTGGCTGTACACCTGTGTTATGGTCAAGTTCTTAACTCTGGTGGAATACTGTAATAGAAAAACAAGTATAAAAAAGCCCTCCCATATTATCCTGCTGTCACAGACACGATAGTGATCTGGCCAGGGCAGCCATCATGGGTACAGGTTTTTTCCCACTTGAGAAACATGCATGTTGTGATGATGTCATGACTGTGTTTATAGAAGACGGGgtaggaaggagaagagacaggCTCACGTGATTTCTTTCCTTGTCAAGATTTCTAGTTCATCGACCTCCTCCCCGTTCCTTGTAAAGTGCTTTATGAGTGAAACCCTGCAGTGCCGAGCCACATGAAAGCCCATGATGTCAAAGTCTTTTATTGATCATTTGCACATTTCATTTGTGTAGTACATATGTATTACTTGGACTCCAGAGTAATATCGGTGTATTACTTTGGGATTCCCCAGGAGTTAGACTAGCAGTCTAAGCAGTCATGGTTTGCCCCTCAGGAGGTCTTGATCTTGTCTCGAGTAGTTTTGAGATATTTTGGGTGACAAATATTGAAGCGTTATACTGAAACAAATGCTGTGGGATaacttatttatttttgtgtttcgTGTGTCCTGTATAGTAATCACTGAAAATTCCCTTATTTTATTATGAAGACACTGGAACAAATCTTAATGTCTATGGACCACATGTTTCTGCTACGCCTACCGTAGTTCTCTTTCTGATATGTAGCTAGCTTGTATACCTGTCATTTTGAGGTGCTTACAGTAACCCCTCGCAAACTTTGTAATTTGACTATCATTTGAAATGGATGACTTAGGTTTCTAACAATTGTAATAAAAAGCATTCTCTTGAGATCAAGTCCAGGTTTTTTAGGGATTATATATTGAGAATTGTCTTGTCAACCAACTCTGAACTTTGTACTCTCATTCCTTCACTCTAAGTCAATTTTAGCTTGTATTTTTGACTATTGTATGCTCAGTTGGTGAATCCTGGAAAAGGCATATGAGAATATTCTGGTtgcattttcttttttaaatgtgACAATATTTGAAAAGTGTATTAAACTATATGAATGTGTTcaaaattgtgaaatgtaattcaCAACGCATTTTCCCGATGGATGCTTTTGAAGTATTTTAAGAGAAACAAGTGATATGCTACATTGCTGCAATAAAAGAAGAATCCCAAGATGTGGCCTCGTCAATGttaaagaaacaaaacaaccGGATTATAATCAATGTTGTACACGGCTCACGTCAGGAGCCCGAAGCATCGGGATCTGGTCTGTGTTCATATGTAGGTCAACCAAACAAAGGCCCAGAGCGCCCGGGGTGGGGGCTGTGGAGGTCATGGCtggacaaacacagcacacgTGCCTTCCCACAACACGGCAACATCATAGGGACATGTGAACCCAAGGACCCGGCAAAGGCTGTCACATTATCAGACCCATGTCTCTCACGACACATCGGAACACGTTAGTTTATAATCCTTATGGTTAAAaccgtaaaaaagaaaaaagtctgGATTTTTTgggtatttttttaaataaattaacGTTTATTCAAAATACAGTGCCAAAGGAACATGATGCAGCCAAACATGCTAGTAAGGTTTGTCATGAAGCACCTGTGCTCATGTTTTTAAGGTAAGAGGAAAATCCCCTCCccgccccacccacccccactgctAGTGGTTGCCGGGACAATTTCCATAGCAACAGCCTGGGCCAGCCTCTCCTCTTGGACCCAATCAGCAGCAAGATTCCTCAATATTTCACTCAAGAATTAAATCTGATAGGAAAAAAAAATGGATACCTATACACAATCACACTACAGTAATGTCTgacattaaataaaaaaaaaaagaaagactaATACAAAATAGACCTGGTAATTTTCCCCACACTAAAACAGTTTGTCTTTTAAACAtatgaaaaatatatatctttATATTCATATACATTTCAGCAGCTTGGAAATAAAAATGCATGAGCCCAAAAATCGATGGTTGTACTGAAAGTGGAGGTGTGTTGCTACCCAAGGTTGTgtggaaaaacaaaaacaaaaaacaacgagCTGGCGAAGAGGtccagagatacagacaggctgggagggCGGTCATGTGGGGAGGGTGAAGGCACCTGGGGCAGCAGGGTGGAGtctgaggagagggtggaggctggtgacCGGACCTGCAGTCACCTTGGTgagcctctccctccccccctccgtgcCGCCCCCCGCCCTCAGCCCTGCGCACCACCCTGTTCTTCTGTCCTGCCCATCGCAGAGATGGACCTGGCTTCAACAACAGTGGTGTGAGAGGAGGGGTTAaccaggggggagaggaggtctgggggggtgggggggattttGGTACAGTTGCCATTGTCATTCCAAGGAGGTTTACCAGTAAgtgcatcatcaccaccatcacaaatCAGTTGACTTTTCAGATTATCACATTGTAGAAACAGTAATGTAGACAGACTTGTAATAATACCTAACAGAAGTCACGACTgacaaaataagaaaaaaaagaaaccctttttttgtgtgttttttttttttttctctcttcagaTTACTAGTATTTGAAGGGGGCATCCGTTGTGTCCAAGCTTGGCTAGATGCAGGGGGTTTGTCAGAAACAGCCTGTTAATTCAGTTGAATGAAAGCATTTGTATAGAACCTGGTCCTCAGGTCCCTATGGAACACAGATAATAACATCAAACCCTTATTGTTCTCCGTTGCACACAACCCTTCAGGTCCATACCTCCACACTGCAGATCCAGCTCAGTTCCAGGGAGCgggtatatgcgtgtgtatgtccatgagtgtgtgtgtgtggggggttacAGCTATACGTGGGGGAGGGAGACCATCTCCCCGTCCACCTCGAATTCCTCGGCTCCATCGGGGGAGAAGAGGTAGGTGGGGGGCTTCCAGGGGGATTCCTCCAGACAGGAGGGGTACAGCTTCCCCACGGCACAGCGGAAGTCCTTGCCCAGGTCCCAGAGCACGCGCTCCGACACGGGCTGCCGCAGGTACCAGCGGTCCAGCTCCAGGTCGTACTGGTAGATGGCGTACTTGGCCCGCTCGTTCATGTGCGTCTCGCGCATGAAGATGCACAGCGAGTCAAGCAGCACCACGGCCCGCACGCACGGGTCCGAGTAGCGCTTGGCGGGAATGTTGGCAGCCAGGCGCCACTCGTTCTTGCCGATGTCGTAGATCTCCACGGTGACGGAGGAGCCGTCGATGGTGCTGGTGGGCAGGCGGATGCCCGAGTTGCTGACCACGTGCAGGCCGCCGATGTAGAAGATGAGGTCGCCGAAGGCGGCGGCCGAGGCGAAACAGCGGCTGGTCTTGCGCAtggccatctccacccaggtgTCGGCGCGGGGGAAGTAGCAGTACATGAGGTCGTGGGTCATCACGTAGATGCAGTCGTGGGCCGCCACGCACGTGTTCCAGTTCCAGGCGCAGGGCAGCGGGCTCACCATGCTCCACTCGTCCTTCTCGCAGTCGTAGCGCTCGGCGGTGCGCTTGCTCAGCTCGCCGCCCACGTTGTCGCCGCCGATGGCGTAGATGTAGCCCTCGCAGTACACCAGCGAGGGCTTGATGCGGGCACACACCATGGGCGTCTTGGGCACCCAGGCGTTCTGCTGGGCGTCGAACCAGAAGAATGTGTCCACCGAGCGGAAGACGGCCTGCAGCTTGCCGCTCTTGCCGTGGTTGGAGATGGAGTTCTTGAGCGGGATCTGCCCGCCGGCGATGAACACGTCGTTGTCCGGGGTGACAAGGGTGCCCACCTTCTGCAGGTCCCCGGGGGGGTTGCTCAGCTTGTACACCTTCTCGGCCTGCGGGCTGTAGCAGACCACCGTGTGGCCCGGGCCGCCCATCACGTGGACGCCGTCGCCCGCCGTCTCGGCCGTGGCCTCCATGAAGATCAGCATCTCCTCCTTGGTCATGCCCAGGCGCGGCTTGAAGAACTTGGGCATGGACTTGTAGAGGCCCTGGACCACCACCGACTGGTCGTTGGGCGGCAGGCCTTTGAACCAGGCGCGCTGCGCCACCTCCGACAGGGCGTCGATGCGGATCTGGCTAAGCACCGAGGACAGGTGCTGCGAGCGGGCCTCCGTGTTGTACTCCAGCCACAGCATGGCCGCCTCGCGCAccgtctcctccttctccacgtTGAGGTTGTCGCTGCTCAGCACGTCCACCAGCAGCTCGTGGGACAGCTGCAGGAAGGCCTCCTGGCGGTACACCACGGGGAACTTCTGCTCCACCATGCGCTTGGCGCTCTGCTTCAGCTCGCTGCAGCTGAACAGGTCGCCGATGCTCAGCATGCGCACGCAGTTCTCCGCGTTGATCTTCTTCACCAGGTAGTCGCGGCACTGCAGCAGGACGTCCTCCACCTGGGAGAtccggaggggtgggggggggagagagaaaacgggGAGAGGGAAACAACCTCATGCACTGTGCCAAGCGATCAGTCATAATGACGTACGACGTTGACTTCTGACTGTATGaggaatgagagtgagagaaccGAAAGAATACGAAGGGTCTTTGAGAGGGTAAGGAAAA
The sequence above is drawn from the Osmerus eperlanus chromosome 15, fOsmEpe2.1, whole genome shotgun sequence genome and encodes:
- the kbtbd2 gene encoding kelch repeat and BTB domain-containing protein 2, which produces MSGLSERRPVNTDYAVSLLEQLKFFYEQNLLTDVVLLVEDTEFPCHKMVLATCSSYFRAMFMSGLSESKQTHVHMRNMDPATLQIIITYAYTGNLAISDSTVEPLYETACFLQVEDVLLQCRDYLVKKINAENCVRMLSIGDLFSCSELKQSAKRMVEQKFPVVYRQEAFLQLSHELLVDVLSSDNLNVEKEETVREAAMLWLEYNTEARSQHLSSVLSQIRIDALSEVAQRAWFKGLPPNDQSVVVQGLYKSMPKFFKPRLGMTKEEMLIFMEATAETAGDGVHVMGGPGHTVVCYSPQAEKVYKLSNPPGDLQKVGTLVTPDNDVFIAGGQIPLKNSISNHGKSGKLQAVFRSVDTFFWFDAQQNAWVPKTPMVCARIKPSLVYCEGYIYAIGGDNVGGELSKRTAERYDCEKDEWSMVSPLPCAWNWNTCVAAHDCIYVMTHDLMYCYFPRADTWVEMAMRKTSRCFASAAAFGDLIFYIGGLHVVSNSGIRLPTSTIDGSSVTVEIYDIGKNEWRLAANIPAKRYSDPCVRAVVLLDSLCIFMRETHMNERAKYAIYQYDLELDRWYLRQPVSERVLWDLGKDFRCAVGKLYPSCLEESPWKPPTYLFSPDGAEEFEVDGEMVSLPHV